The following coding sequences are from one Biomphalaria glabrata chromosome 8, xgBioGlab47.1, whole genome shotgun sequence window:
- the LOC106051556 gene encoding immunoglobulin domain and leucine-rich repeat-containing protein 2-like gives MGETSSAWSSKRAAFFLNIFTTEPIQLFTQKCPPSTSLRSVKRWVKLIFKQISISALSSLELWPVSLTKILVVLLVFCICQTSAASNKLQCPDLCTCFSADSISPSSGALMSVDCSGLGFSQVVFKYMLTSNSSIGITDDNITLNLDDQLKINKTDQANNTLIIQGQPFDSFNSNHNQLDTTSFPSNEVQVFDMSNNKLQCLTAEMFPQLGSLDYLNASHNSIYHIENTTFTGMVSLKLLDLSHNNINTSVWDSLHILSRLSQLLLNNNHMQFQANSTLVLSFNHLTTLDISNNPLMELPLDFFQHLPFMHSLNLANCSLQELSAHLFKNMKHLEKLNLNSNSIRILSQPLFQETSLKWLSISSMPNLTTLSHVTFHGLSQLEYLNLSNNPNFHWIQPDLFTPLKELKILDLSHSGIKYLSEITFVNNVNLMKVFLNNNPFHCSCVNAWLAKEVHEDHSKFVNISLLECINFEDKTKSSVAKADFQCYEVKVHNMTSRVSVPLGSRMLLECKYDSDEAAVIKWTTPSGAVYYHHHFYTNASQHMLSPQDVQPESEFHIGHYWHDSSSYHSELSSKSNRVMILSDGSLYIDYMMRSDPGPYTCQVSNQFYNQTTSIKIYIACKLSGEVKIFAIVVGLLCALAFFTLNVIYVIISWTARRLVNKRRREIIRQMLENLNAYKTTQITRIHENYTHQLTRVRNQYHIQRDKLHRNYTSQVARVKRGCSNQVEKVRDNYNSKLHHLREYSTNQIIQIRERANNQIVRIRDYGSSQLDKLRETYKLQQQHVLKLLDTMNLDNCRHVVETECMRAESMMYDIDLLGEEDRTDSPLSEYTTAASSPATSLEEKSDVGLSSTMEVDLGNNRDYSTSSSDQDIIIEMQTRVDLEPTLSLNIADRWQYDPELEERHEYSMKVLSQSESGNERCLLELESETSVLPEQDIEGMLKAVKQKHDDNESQWEGSYVTPDSSPVKYCPISQTFNYKLKHLAGKESQEKIHDNSETDI, from the coding sequence ATGGGAGAAACCAGTAGTGCTTGGTCATCTAAAAGAGCAGCTTTTTTTCTGAACATCTTCACTACTGAGCCAATTCAACTTTTCACACAGAAATGTCCACCTAGCACATCTCTGCGGTCAGTAAAAAGATGGGTCAAGCTCATTTTCAAGCAAATTTCCATTTCAGCTCTTAGTTCACTGGAACTGTGGCCTGTCTCTTTGACAAAGATACTCGTTGTATTGTTGGTCTTCTGTATATGTCAGACTTCCGCAGCATCCAATAAGTTGCAATGTCCAGATCTGTGCACTTGCTTCAGTGCAGATTCCATTTCACCAAGCTCTGGTGCCTTAATGTCAGTTGATTGCTCAGGCCTAGGTTTTTCTCAAGTGGTCTTTAAGTACATGTTGACTTCCAATAGTTCTATTGGCATTACAGATGACAATATTACTTTAAACTTAGATGACcagcttaaaataaataaaactgatCAAGCAAACAATACATTAATTATCCAGGGTCAACCTTTTGATTCCTTTAACTCAAATCATAATCAACTAGACACTACAAGCTTTCCGTCAAATGAGGTGCAAGTGTTTGATATGTCCAATAATAAACTTCAGTGTTTGACAGCAGAAATGTTCCCACAGCTTGGCAGCTTGGATTATCTCAACGCAAGCCACAACAGCATTTATCATATTGAGAATACAACCTTCACTGGCATGGTCAGTTTAAAGCTGCTTGATCTCAGTCACAATAACATTAATACATCTGTCTGGGACAGCTTACACATTCTCAGTAGATTAAGCCAATTGCTTTTAAATAACAATCACATGCAGTTCCAGGCCAATTCCACTTTAGTGTTATCTTTCAATCATTTGACCACTCTGGATATATCTAACAACCCTTTGATGGAGCTACCTTTGGACTTCTTTCAACATTTGCCTTTCATGCACTCTTTAAATTTGGCCAACTGTTCCCTACAAGAATTGAGTGCCCATTTGTTTAAGAATATGAAACACTTGGAGAAACTTAATCTCAATTCAAATAGCATTAGAATCCTGTCCCAACCACTATTTCAGGAAACATCATTGAAGTGGTTATCTATTTCTTCAATGCCTAACCTGACCACTCTGTCTCATGTAACTTTCCATGGATTATCCCAATTGGAATACCTTAATTTAAGTAACAATCCTAACTTTCACTGGATTCAACCAGATCTTTTTACACCTcttaaagaattaaaaatattggATCTATCTCATTCAGGTATCAAATATTTATctgaaataacttttgtgaacaATGTAAATCTCATGAAGGTCTTTCTCAACAACAACCCATTTCACTGTTCTTGTGTCAATGCTTGGCTGGCAAAGGAAGTACATGAAGACCATTCTAaatttgtgaacatttctttatTAGAATGTATTAATTTTGAGGATAAAACTAAATCCTCTGTCGCTAAAGCAGACTTTCAATGCTATGAAGTAAAGGTTCACAATATGACTTCTAGAGTGTCTGTTCCACTTGGATCCAGGATGTTACTTGAATGCAAGTATGACTCAGATGAAGCAGCTGTTATAAAATGGACAACTCCATCAGGGGCTGTCTATTACCATCATCATTTTTACACTAATGCCAGCCAGCATATGCTGTCCCCACAGGATGTGCAGCCAGAGTCTGAGTTCCACATTGGCCACTACTGGCATGACAGTAGCTCTTATCATTCTGAGTTATCCTCCAAGAGCAACAGGGTCATGATATTATCTGATGGCTCCTTGTACATTGACTACATGATGAGGTCTGACCCTGGGCCCTACACATGCCAAGTCAGCAACCAATTCTACAACCAAACAACATCCATCAAAATTTATATAGCTTGCAAGCTTTCAGGTGAGGTCAAAATCTTTGCTATAGTAGTTGGTCTACTCTGTGCACTGGCATTTTTCACTCTTAATGTCATTTATGTAATAATATCATGGACAGCTAGGCGCCTTGTCAACAAACGAAGAAGAGAAATTATAAGACAGATGCTGGAGAATCTAAACGCTTATAAAACAACCCAAATAACTCGAATTCATGAAAACTATACACATCAGCTAACCCGCGTGAGGAACCAGTATCATATTCAGCGAGATAAGCTTCATCGCAATTATACTTCACAAGTTGCTAGGGTGAAGCGAGGGTGCTCTAACCAAGTAGAAAAAGTCAGGGACAATTACAACTCAAAACTGCATCATCTCAGAGAGTATTCCACCAACCAAATAATACAGATTAGAGAACGTGCTAATAATCAGATAGTACGAATTCGAGACTATGGCTCATCTCAATTAGATAAACTTAGGGAGACCTACAAACTACAACAGCAGCATGTTCTAAAGCTTTTGGATACAATGAACTTAGACAACTGCCGTCATGTGGTAGAAACAGAATGTATGCGCGCAGAGAGTATGATGTATGATATAGACCTATTGGGAGAAGAAGACCGTACAGATTCTCCTCTCTCAGAGTATACAACAGCAGCCAGTAGTCCTGCCACAAGCCTGGAAGAGAAAAGTGATGTTGGCTTGAGCAGCACCATGGAAGTAGATCTTGGAAACAACAGAGACTATAGCACTAGTTCCAGTGACCAGGACATTATCATTGAGATGCAGACTAGAGTGGACCTGGAGCCTACTTTGAGTCTGAACATTGCAGACAGGTGGCAATATGACCCTGAACTTGAAGAAAGACATGAGTATAGCATGAAAGTCCTGAGTCAGTCAGAATCTGGCAATGAAAGATGTCTGCTAGAACTTGAGAGTGAGACAAGTGTTCTCCCTGAACAAGACATTGAGGGCATGCTGAAggcagtcaaacagaaacaTGATGACAATGAAAGTCAATGGGAAGGATCCTATGTCACTCCTGATTCATCTCCAGTGAAATACTGTCCAATTAGTCAAACTTTCAACTATAAACTAAAACATCTAGCAGGGAAAGAAAGTCAAGAAAAAATTCATGACAATTCAGAGACTGATATTTGA
- the LOC106051557 gene encoding uncharacterized protein LOC106051557, which translates to MYGMVITLIAWMYLGANLGQSQTTTRLPTAPSPSPILHNSSTTSAASSTTTSTTTTTRSPQTFRPDATSTVSPFGQGQRNITQQDGSVWLRCVGQSRPREEATVVNLLTSWCQQNETIVGCLSRDFGSSRLNNAFDFFVNLTFNQQRLRRKSVELCSRYQEKKDKFGCALTSNQSHASSCLGSFSSGLAHIFGLHTDKKMPLELLRDVACDVLLQTTLCLRDSLTACEEDVQTVLVSYYSLVYNDTCIAKFGQSSGTILPETVVDKCAKEAAERMPSNQHEPASLRDFLILGLRTDCKTYPVRYGCYGRELGNITNFRDFWLSLTFDYDNAMASQKTYCDQIETNVISKISENCFTQAHPNLASCEIGFGRELEAIRDEWFGNANLDGLELQTMACRTSMARAACLNHAMQPCGSEVATIMAVSEMGILPDICRQLLVPESSPQDLLNKSDNDLTLVRPPYNPNGNQVNGVDRSRGNSNPISSSTPNHLRSGETTQVVPRRSTTSTTTTNNNPKSEITGNVHPNSAQLSPSNNSSRLRTDPTPNSHQQNVSTTTIKQQHNSNEASSGQINIAVFIFLSVFWLSCIT; encoded by the exons ATGTATGGAATgg TGATCACATTAATTGCCTGGATGTATCTGGGTGCAAATCTAGGCCAGTCACAGACAACAACAAGATTACCAACAGCACCATCCCCATCACCAATCTTGCACAACAGCAGCACAACCTCAGCGGCGTCCTCCACAACTACATCTACGACAACAACGACGCGCTCACCTCAGACTTTCAGACCAG ACGCCACATCAACTGTGAGTCCTTTCGGTCAGGGGCAAAGAAACATAACCCAACAGGATGGCTCTGTGTGGCTACGGTGTGTGGGTCAGTCAAGGCCACGTGAGGAGGCAACGGTGGTCAACTTGTTGACGTCGTGGTGCCA ACAGAATGAAACCATTGTTGGTTGTCTGTCCCGAGACTTTGGTTCAAGTAGACTCAACAATGCATTTGACTTCTTTGTTAACTTGACGTTTAACCAGCAGCGACTTAGACGAAAGAGCGTTGAGCTATGCAGTCGGTATCAAG AGAAGAAAGACAAGTTTGGCTGTGCCTTAACGTCCAATCAATCCCATGCAAGCTCTTGCTTGGGCTCTTTCAGCAGTGGCCTGGCACACATCTTTGGGCTACACACGGATAAAAAGATGCCTCTGGAACTTCTCCGAGATGTGGCGTGCGA TGTTTTACTTCAGACGACACTTTGTCTCCGTGACTCCTTGACTGCTTGTGAAGAAGATGTCCAGACAGTCCTAGTCAGCTACTATTCGCTGGTCTATAACGATACATGCATTGCTAAATTCGGACAGAGCAGTGG AACGATTCTGCCGGAAACAGTGGTAGATAAGTGCGCGAAGGAAGCAGCGGAGAGAATGCCTTCCAATCAGCATGAGCCAGCTTCACTTCGCGATTTCCTAATTCTGGGACTCAGGACTGATTGCAA AACGTATCCTGTGAGATATGGATGTTATGGCCGTGAACTTGGTAACATCACGAACTTCCGTGACTTCTGGTTATCTTTAACATTTGATTACGACAATGCAATGGCCTCACAGAAGACATATTGTGATCAAATCGAAA CCAACGTGATCAGTAAAATAAGCGAGAACTGTTTCACTCAAGCTCACCCCAACCTTGCCTCTTGTGAGATTGGTTTCGGTCGAGAGCTGGAGGCAATTAGAGACGAATGGTTTGGAAATGCCAATCTAGATGGTCTGGAGCTACAAACAATGGCATGCAG AACCTCAATGGCACGTGCTGCTTGTCTCAATCACGCCATGCAACCGTGTGGGTCAGAGGTCGCTACCATCATGGCTGTCAGCGAAATGGGAATCCTCCCTGACATTTGCAGACAACTTCTAGTCCCCGAGTCCTCGCCTCAAGATCTCTTAAACAAATCCGACAATGACCTTACACTTGTCCGCCCACCTTACAATCCGAACGGTAACCAAGTAAATGGTGTGGATCGATCAAGGGGTAACAGTAACCCTATTTCATCGTCCACACCAAACCACCTCAGATCTGGTGAAACCACTCAAGTTGTGCCTCGGCGTTCAACAACTTCGACTACAACAACTAACAACAATCCTAAATCCGAGATCACAGGGAACGTGCACCCGAATAGCGCGCAGCTAAGTCCATCTAACAACAGTTCTCGTTTAAGGACAGACCCAACGCCAAACAGTCATCAGCAAAACGTTTCCACGACAACCATAAAACAACAGCATAACAGTAACGAAGCCAGCAGTGGCCAGATAAATATTGCCGTTTTTATATTCCTTTCTGTATTTTGGCTTTCTTGTATTACTTAA